From Xanthomonas sp. 10-10:
GGATGCGATCGACGTCGCCAAGCTGTCGCGCGAGAACCAGGTCGATGCGGCGATCCTGCGTAACCAGCTGCAGTCGGAACTCTGGAACACCGAGGTCCTGCAGAGCTGGGCCTGGGACCCGCAGGTCTACAACGGCCTGGCCGGCAGCGCGTTGTACGGCCTGATGGCGCGCGAGTTCGCGCCGCTGCCCGAGCGGCTGGCGTCGGCCACCCAGCGCATGGAAAAGATCCCCAGCATCTTCGCCCAGGCGCGCGCCAACCTGGACCCGGCGCGCGTGCCCAGGATCCACGCCGAGACGGTGGCCAAGCAGAACAAGGGCATCCTGAGCATCGTCGATACCTTCATCGCGCCCAACATCAGCCAGCTCGGCCCGATCGAAGCGGCGCGCGCGCAGGCGGCCATCGACAACCTGCGCAAGGCCGTGACCGAGCAACAGACCTGGCTGGACACCGTGCTGGTGCCCAATGCCAAGGGCGACTTCCGCGTCGGTGCGGACAAGTACGATCAGAAGCTGAAATTCGCGCTGCTGTCGTCGCTGTCGCGCGCCGACATCAAACAGCGTGCGGAGTCCGAACTCAAACGCGTGCGCAGCCAGATGTACGACATCGCGCGTACCGTGCTCAAGGACAAGCCGGGCGCACCGAAGCTGCCCGCCTCGCCCAGCGACGACCAGCAGCAGGCTGCGATCGAAGCCGCGCTGGAACTGGCCTATGCCGACAAACCCGCGCGCGACAAGGTGGTGGACGACGCCAAGGCGGCGCTGGCGCAATCCACCGAATTCGTGCGCCAGAAGGATTTGATGACGCTGCCGGATTCACCGGTGGACATCATCCTGATGCCGGAATTCCAGCGTGGCGTGGCGGTGGCGTATTGCGATTCGCCCGGCCCGCTCGACAAGAATCTCAAGACCTTCTACGCGGTCTCGCCGATACCCGAGGACTGGAACGACCAGCAGGTCGATTCGTTCCTGCGCGAGTACAACACCCGCATGATCCATCTGCTCAGCATCCACGAGGGCACGCCGGGCCATTACCTGGAAGGCTGGCACTCGGCCAAGTTCCCCTCCACGCTACGTGCGGTGCTGCGCTCGGGCATGTTCGCAGAAGGCTGGGCGGTGTACACCGAACGCATGATGCAGGAGCAGGGCTATCTGGAGAACGACCCGCTGTTCCACCTGGTGCAGCTCAAGTTCTACCTGCGCACCATCGCCAACGCCATCCTCGACCAGGGCGTGCATGTGGACGGTTGGGATCGCGACAAGGCGATGCATCTGATGACCCACGACACCTTCCAGCAGGAAAGCGAAGCCTCGGGCAAGTGGGTGCGTGCGCAGCTGTCGTCGGCGCAGCTGCCGACCTACTTCGTCGGCGTGCAGGAACACCTGGATACACGCAAGGCGGTGCAGGACAAATTGGGCAAGGACTTCAACCTGAAGGCCTACCACGACAAGATGCTGTCCTACGGTGCGCCGCCGGTGCGCTTTGCGCGCGAGTTGATGCTGGACCAGCCGATCGAGTGATCGATCCTTCTCCCCCGCGCGGGAGAGCGGCTACTGCCTGGTTTGATGCATGTTCCTTCTCCCGCGCGCGGGAGAAGGTGCCCCGAAAGGGCGGATGAAGGTGCGGGCGAAGCCTCGTATGGCTGAACCAGCGAGCGGCTTCGCCCCGTACCCTCACCCCAACCCCTCTCCCACAGGAGAGCGGGCTTGCCAACGCCGTTGCTGCCGTTTTTAAACAATCCCCCAACCAACCTCATCACCCATCCGCCGCCACAAACCCGCCGGTCTGCCGCGCCCACAGGCGTGCATACAGCCCGCCCTGTGCGATCAATTGCGCATGCGTGCCGGTCTCGACGATGCGTCCGGCGTCCATCACCACCAGCCGGTCCATGCGCGCGATGGTGGACAGCCGGTGCGCAATCGCAATCACCGTCTTGTTGCCCATCAACGCGTCCAGGCTGTCCTGGATCGCCGCTTCCACTTCCGAATCCAGCGCCGAGGTGGCCTCGTCCAGGATCAGGATCGGTGCGTCCTTCAACAACACGCGCGCAATGGCGATGCGCTGCCGTTGACCGCCTGACAACTTGACCCCGCGTTCGCCCACATAGGCATCGAAGCCGCGTCGACCTTCGCCATCGACCAGCGTGTCGATGAAGCCGTCCGCGCGCGCCTTGCGCACCGCGTCCAGCATCTGCGCATCGCTGGCCTGCGGCCGGCCATACAGCAGGTTGTCGCGGATCGACCGATGCAATAGCGAGGTGTCCTGGGTCACCAGGCCGATCTGCCCGCGCAGGCTTTCCTGGGTGACCTGGGCGATGTCCTGCCCGTCGATGAGGATGCGTCCCTGCTCCAGGTCGTACAGGCGCAGCAGTACGTTGACCAGGGTCGACTTGCCGGCACCCGATGGCCCGACCAGGCCGATCTTTTCGCCGGCACGCACCTGCAGGTCCAGCCCGGCGATCACCCCGCCGCGCTTGCCGTAATGGAAATGGATGTGCTCGAACTGCACCTGCCCCTGTGTCACCTGCAGCGGCACCGCATCGGACGCGTCCTGCACCAGCACCGGCTGCGAAATGGTCTGCATGCCGTCCTGCACGCTGCCGATGTCTTCGAAGATGCCGTTGACCGTCCACATGATCCAGCCGGACATGTTGTGGATGCGGATCACCAGACCCGTGGCCAGGGTGATCGCGCCCACGCTGATCTGCCCGCGGCTCCACAGCCACAGCGCCAGTGCGCAGGTGCCGACGATCAGGAAGCCGTTAGCAACGGCAATGGCGGTGTCCATCGCCGTGGTCACGCGCGTCTGCCTGCGATGCTTGACCGCCAGTTCGTCGATCGCGTCGCGCACATAGGCTTGTTCGCGGCCGGCATGGGCGAACAGCTTGAGCGTGGAAATATTGGTGTAGCCATCGACGATGCGTCCGGTCGCCTTGGAGCGCGCATCCGATGCCACCCAGGCGCGCGCCTTCATGCGCGGCACGAAGAACGCCATCAACCCGACATACACCACCAGCCAGATCAGCAGCGGCGCCATCAGCCAGGGGTCGGCCTGCGCGAACAACCACAGCGCGCTGCCGGTATAGACCACGATGTACCAGAGCGCATCGACCATCTGCACCGCCGACTCGCGCAACGAGGTACCGGTCTGCATCACCCGGTTGGCGATGCGCCCGGCGAAATCGTTGTTGAAAAAGCCCAGGCTCTGCCGCACCACGTAGTTGTGCATCAACCAACGCGAGCGGTTGCTCAGGCCCGGCACGATCGCCTGGTTGACCAGCAGATTGTGCAGCCCGGTGAACAGCGGCCGCGCCACCAGCGTGATCGCCGCCATCCAGAGCAGTTCGCCGGCATGACGGCGGAAGAAGTCCGCCCCGGGCCGCTCGGCCAGCATGTCCACGATGCGCCCGAGGAAGTCGAACATCGCCACTTCCACCAAGGCCAGCAACAGTCCGGCGATCAGCGTGGCCAGCAGGATCGGCCATAACGGCCGCAGATAATGCAGATAGAAACGCCACACACTGCGGGGCGGCATCTCCCGCTCGATGGGCGGGAAGATATCGATCAGGGACTCGAACCAGC
This genomic window contains:
- a CDS encoding ABC transporter ATP-binding protein produces the protein MFRWFESLIDIFPPIEREMPPRSVWRFYLHYLRPLWPILLATLIAGLLLALVEVAMFDFLGRIVDMLAERPGADFFRRHAGELLWMAAITLVARPLFTGLHNLLVNQAIVPGLSNRSRWLMHNYVVRQSLGFFNNDFAGRIANRVMQTGTSLRESAVQMVDALWYIVVYTGSALWLFAQADPWLMAPLLIWLVVYVGLMAFFVPRMKARAWVASDARSKATGRIVDGYTNISTLKLFAHAGREQAYVRDAIDELAVKHRRQTRVTTAMDTAIAVANGFLIVGTCALALWLWSRGQISVGAITLATGLVIRIHNMSGWIMWTVNGIFEDIGSVQDGMQTISQPVLVQDASDAVPLQVTQGQVQFEHIHFHYGKRGGVIAGLDLQVRAGEKIGLVGPSGAGKSTLVNVLLRLYDLEQGRILIDGQDIAQVTQESLRGQIGLVTQDTSLLHRSIRDNLLYGRPQASDAQMLDAVRKARADGFIDTLVDGEGRRGFDAYVGERGVKLSGGQRQRIAIARVLLKDAPILILDEATSALDSEVEAAIQDSLDALMGNKTVIAIAHRLSTIARMDRLVVMDAGRIVETGTHAQLIAQGGLYARLWARQTGGFVAADG
- a CDS encoding DUF885 domain-containing protein encodes the protein MRQRLLVLALIAGLSACQQQPESPRADTAPPAGAHDAQTPDARFAALSKQALDTWMQLSPVTATQTGDHRFDTQIDDLSTAGRQRSLEAGKKLLSELDAIDVAKLSRENQVDAAILRNQLQSELWNTEVLQSWAWDPQVYNGLAGSALYGLMAREFAPLPERLASATQRMEKIPSIFAQARANLDPARVPRIHAETVAKQNKGILSIVDTFIAPNISQLGPIEAARAQAAIDNLRKAVTEQQTWLDTVLVPNAKGDFRVGADKYDQKLKFALLSSLSRADIKQRAESELKRVRSQMYDIARTVLKDKPGAPKLPASPSDDQQQAAIEAALELAYADKPARDKVVDDAKAALAQSTEFVRQKDLMTLPDSPVDIILMPEFQRGVAVAYCDSPGPLDKNLKTFYAVSPIPEDWNDQQVDSFLREYNTRMIHLLSIHEGTPGHYLEGWHSAKFPSTLRAVLRSGMFAEGWAVYTERMMQEQGYLENDPLFHLVQLKFYLRTIANAILDQGVHVDGWDRDKAMHLMTHDTFQQESEASGKWVRAQLSSAQLPTYFVGVQEHLDTRKAVQDKLGKDFNLKAYHDKMLSYGAPPVRFARELMLDQPIE